One window of the Populus nigra chromosome 4, ddPopNigr1.1, whole genome shotgun sequence genome contains the following:
- the LOC133690979 gene encoding uncharacterized protein LOC133690979 isoform X2, producing the protein MLETMESSVNGGGVVGGFSHLQSCGDSSEEELSVLPRHTKVVVTGNNRTKSVLVGLQGVVKKAVGLGGWHWLVLTNGIEVKLQRNALSVIEAPTGNEEDDDLEFENVQWNGLDMASDDTQKSHRSRNRTHKSTGSSHKTMSRSLSCDSQSKGSISTPRGTTKVDLSKLEVAALWRYWRHFNLVDSIPNPSKEQLIDVVQRHFMSQQMDELQVIVGFVQAAKRLKTVCK; encoded by the exons ATGTTGGAAACAATGGAGAGTTCAGTGAATGGAGGAGGAGTTGTGGGAGGGTTTTCTCACTTACAGAGCTGCGGTGACAGTAGCGAAGAAGAGCTTTCTGTGCTGCCACGTCATACTAAAGTGGTGGTTACAGGAAATAACCGTACTAAGTCGGTGCTTGTGGGTCTTCAAGGTGTTGTGAAGAAGGCAGTTGGGCTTGGCGGGTGGCATTGGCTG GTCCTGACAAATGGCATAGAAGTAAAGCTACAGAGGAATGCTCTTAGTGTGATCGAGGCTCCCACAGGCAATGAGGAGGATGATGATCTGGAATTTGAGAATGTGCAATGGAATGGATTGGATATGG CATCCGATGACACACAAAAGTCCCATAGATCAAGGAATCGGACACACAAATCAACAGGATCATCTCACAAGACCATGAGCAGGTCTCTCTCTTGTGACTCGCAGTCTAAGGGCTCTATTTCCACACCTCGTGGGACCACA AAGGTTGACCTCAGCAAGTTGGAGGTGGCTGCACTGTGGAGATATTGGCGACACTTTAACCtt GTTGATTCCATTCCCAACCCATCCAAGGAGCAACTAATTGATGTTGTTCAGAGGCATTTTATGTCACAG CAAATGGACGAGTTGCAGGTCATTGTGGGATTTGTCCAGGCTGCAAAAAGACTGAAGACTGTCTGCAAATGA
- the LOC133690979 gene encoding uncharacterized protein LOC133690979 isoform X1 produces the protein MLETMESSVNGGGVVGGFSHLQSCGDSSEEELSVLPRHTKVVVTGNNRTKSVLVGLQGVVKKAVGLGGWHWLVLTNGIEVKLQRNALSVIEAPTGNEEDDDLEFENVQWNGLDMGELASDDTQKSHRSRNRTHKSTGSSHKTMSRSLSCDSQSKGSISTPRGTTKVDLSKLEVAALWRYWRHFNLVDSIPNPSKEQLIDVVQRHFMSQQMDELQVIVGFVQAAKRLKTVCK, from the exons ATGTTGGAAACAATGGAGAGTTCAGTGAATGGAGGAGGAGTTGTGGGAGGGTTTTCTCACTTACAGAGCTGCGGTGACAGTAGCGAAGAAGAGCTTTCTGTGCTGCCACGTCATACTAAAGTGGTGGTTACAGGAAATAACCGTACTAAGTCGGTGCTTGTGGGTCTTCAAGGTGTTGTGAAGAAGGCAGTTGGGCTTGGCGGGTGGCATTGGCTG GTCCTGACAAATGGCATAGAAGTAAAGCTACAGAGGAATGCTCTTAGTGTGATCGAGGCTCCCACAGGCAATGAGGAGGATGATGATCTGGAATTTGAGAATGTGCAATGGAATGGATTGGATATGGGTGAGCTTG CATCCGATGACACACAAAAGTCCCATAGATCAAGGAATCGGACACACAAATCAACAGGATCATCTCACAAGACCATGAGCAGGTCTCTCTCTTGTGACTCGCAGTCTAAGGGCTCTATTTCCACACCTCGTGGGACCACA AAGGTTGACCTCAGCAAGTTGGAGGTGGCTGCACTGTGGAGATATTGGCGACACTTTAACCtt GTTGATTCCATTCCCAACCCATCCAAGGAGCAACTAATTGATGTTGTTCAGAGGCATTTTATGTCACAG CAAATGGACGAGTTGCAGGTCATTGTGGGATTTGTCCAGGCTGCAAAAAGACTGAAGACTGTCTGCAAATGA
- the LOC133690979 gene encoding uncharacterized protein LOC133690979 isoform X3, with product MLETMESSVNGGGVVGGFSHLQSCGDSSEEELSVLPRHTKVVVTGNNRTKSVLVGLQGVVKKAVGLGGWHWLVLTNGIEVKLQRNALSVIEAPTGNEEDDDLEFENVQWNGLDMGELASDDTQKSHRSRNRTHKSTGSSHKTMSRSLSCDSQSKGSISTPRGTTKVDLSKLEVAALWRYWRHFNLVDSIPNPSKEQLIDVVQRHFMSQML from the exons ATGTTGGAAACAATGGAGAGTTCAGTGAATGGAGGAGGAGTTGTGGGAGGGTTTTCTCACTTACAGAGCTGCGGTGACAGTAGCGAAGAAGAGCTTTCTGTGCTGCCACGTCATACTAAAGTGGTGGTTACAGGAAATAACCGTACTAAGTCGGTGCTTGTGGGTCTTCAAGGTGTTGTGAAGAAGGCAGTTGGGCTTGGCGGGTGGCATTGGCTG GTCCTGACAAATGGCATAGAAGTAAAGCTACAGAGGAATGCTCTTAGTGTGATCGAGGCTCCCACAGGCAATGAGGAGGATGATGATCTGGAATTTGAGAATGTGCAATGGAATGGATTGGATATGGGTGAGCTTG CATCCGATGACACACAAAAGTCCCATAGATCAAGGAATCGGACACACAAATCAACAGGATCATCTCACAAGACCATGAGCAGGTCTCTCTCTTGTGACTCGCAGTCTAAGGGCTCTATTTCCACACCTCGTGGGACCACA AAGGTTGACCTCAGCAAGTTGGAGGTGGCTGCACTGTGGAGATATTGGCGACACTTTAACCtt GTTGATTCCATTCCCAACCCATCCAAGGAGCAACTAATTGATGTTGTTCAGAGGCATTTTATGTCACAG atgctttaa